The proteins below are encoded in one region of Streptomyces roseirectus:
- a CDS encoding acyl carrier protein, with translation MLSQETITQQVRAIVTEVGRTDPGTVTGTARLTDDLGFDSLQLIQLAVALEERFAIDEVEETAMFDIVTVGDVEELVGKLAGDGA, from the coding sequence GTGCTCTCGCAGGAGACCATCACGCAACAGGTCCGCGCCATCGTCACCGAGGTCGGACGGACGGATCCGGGGACGGTGACCGGGACGGCCAGACTCACCGACGACCTCGGCTTCGACTCCCTGCAACTGATCCAGCTGGCCGTGGCCCTGGAGGAGCGGTTCGCGATCGACGAGGTCGAGGAGACCGCGATGTTCGACATCGTCACCGTGGGGGACGTCGAGGAACTGGTCGGCAAGCTCGCCGGGGACGGCGCATGA
- a CDS encoding helix-turn-helix domain-containing protein, with the protein MRHWTLLPDHSHPTATPQARGGGCDCRRYRISRGGRQRWLQAPTGWTTFTVAFRGELRISGPMGEASGTQSFSSSLAGPHTRARLREHGGSYIGLEVALPPWEAFRTFGVTMHELAEQVVQPGQLLGRRFDTLVAALAATRRWEERLHLLDVRLEEWAATGPGYSPGIVGAWQELARSSGTIPIGRLVAGTQWSWRQLQEHFREQIGLLPKAAARVLRLRRALMLLTADRPPAGVATVCGFSDQAHLTRELKAMTGRTAQWYLRGRGTAGGGPRGALTGAGPAWPADTEERLLIL; encoded by the coding sequence ATGCGTCACTGGACCTTGCTCCCCGACCACTCCCATCCCACCGCCACCCCGCAGGCACGAGGCGGGGGCTGCGACTGCCGGCGCTACCGGATCAGCCGGGGCGGACGTCAGCGGTGGCTCCAGGCGCCCACCGGCTGGACGACGTTCACCGTGGCGTTCAGGGGCGAGCTGCGTATCAGCGGGCCGATGGGCGAGGCGAGCGGGACGCAGTCGTTCTCCTCGTCGCTGGCCGGACCGCACACCCGGGCCAGGCTCAGGGAGCACGGCGGCTCGTACATCGGCCTCGAAGTCGCCCTGCCGCCGTGGGAGGCGTTCCGGACCTTCGGCGTCACCATGCACGAGCTCGCCGAACAGGTCGTCCAGCCCGGCCAGTTGCTGGGGAGGAGGTTCGACACGCTGGTCGCCGCTCTGGCCGCGACCCGGCGGTGGGAGGAACGCCTTCACCTCCTCGACGTCAGGCTGGAGGAGTGGGCCGCCACCGGGCCCGGGTACTCCCCGGGCATCGTGGGCGCGTGGCAGGAACTGGCGCGCAGTTCGGGCACGATCCCCATCGGGCGGCTGGTCGCCGGGACTCAGTGGAGCTGGCGCCAGCTGCAGGAGCACTTCCGCGAGCAGATCGGCCTGCTGCCCAAGGCGGCGGCCCGCGTGTTACGGCTGCGGAGGGCGCTGATGCTGCTGACCGCCGACCGCCCGCCGGCCGGGGTCGCGACCGTCTGCGGCTTCAGCGACCAGGCCCACCTGACACGCGAGCTCAAGGCGATGACCGGCCGTACCGCGCAGTGGTACCTGCGCGGGCGGGGTACGGCGGGCGGCGGGCCGCGCGGGGCCCTGACCGGGGCCGGGCCCGCGTGGCCGGCGGACACCGAGGAGCGCCTGCTCATCCTGTGA
- a CDS encoding O-methyltransferase, whose translation MADTAALDEVLTSLTASCGRLGFVMSCDPRTGALLRTLAASKPGGRVLELGTGAGMSAAWLLDGMTADSTLLTVEHDEALVAVARRHLAHDARLRSVHGDAGELIGKLVGERFDLVFADTWAGKFDRLDETLDLLAPGALYVVDDLLPQPTWPAGHGPRVAALVDRLLGEERLTATRLNWSSGLIVATRR comes from the coding sequence GTGGCGGACACCGCAGCGCTCGACGAGGTCCTGACGTCCCTCACCGCGTCCTGCGGCCGGCTGGGCTTCGTCATGTCCTGCGATCCGCGCACCGGAGCGCTGCTGCGCACGCTGGCGGCGTCGAAGCCCGGCGGCCGGGTCCTGGAACTCGGCACCGGCGCCGGCATGTCCGCCGCCTGGCTGCTGGACGGGATGACGGCCGACAGCACGCTCCTGACGGTGGAGCACGACGAAGCGCTCGTGGCGGTGGCCCGTCGTCACCTCGCGCACGACGCACGGCTGCGGTCCGTCCACGGTGACGCCGGCGAGCTGATCGGGAAGCTGGTGGGCGAGCGCTTCGACCTGGTCTTCGCCGACACCTGGGCCGGCAAGTTCGACCGACTCGACGAAACGCTGGACCTGCTCGCCCCGGGGGCGCTCTACGTCGTGGACGACCTGCTGCCGCAACCCACCTGGCCGGCGGGCCACGGCCCTCGGGTGGCGGCGCTGGTGGACCGGCTGCTCGGCGAGGAGCGCCTGACCGCGACGCGGCTGAACTGGTCGTCGGGGCTGATCGTCGCCACGAGACGCTGA
- a CDS encoding AraC family transcriptional regulator — MGKPKDLSTFWMPPVNGVEVLHAHFRQHQYPRHTHEAATVALMDSGAASFLYRGEIHTAAAGDVFLINPGEVHTGWLAHPQGYRYRVLYLGAGALEQFHGEDPADPGRRSRPPAFRETVVQDARLAALLDRTHHALKPASPGADDRLLQEELFAELGQVLGNWYAEPGSTGSGPGPKGGNRAVSVAREYLESRLAEKVSLLELAGVACVSPFRLSRLFNAELGMPPHAFQILLRVKQARRLLAGGGRAVDIAREVGFYDQAHLNRVFKRYTGVTPHQFMVGATGSAGPAHSPRLVEEGP, encoded by the coding sequence ATGGGCAAGCCCAAGGACTTATCGACGTTCTGGATGCCACCGGTCAACGGAGTCGAGGTGCTCCACGCCCACTTCAGGCAGCACCAGTACCCGCGTCACACCCACGAGGCCGCCACCGTCGCGCTCATGGACAGCGGCGCGGCCTCCTTCCTCTACCGGGGTGAGATCCACACCGCCGCCGCGGGCGATGTGTTCCTGATCAACCCCGGTGAGGTCCACACCGGTTGGCTCGCCCACCCGCAGGGCTACCGCTACCGGGTGCTGTACCTGGGGGCGGGGGCCCTGGAGCAGTTCCACGGCGAGGACCCGGCGGACCCCGGGCGGCGCAGCCGTCCACCGGCGTTCCGGGAGACCGTCGTCCAGGATGCGCGGCTCGCCGCACTGCTGGACCGTACCCACCACGCGCTGAAACCGGCCTCCCCCGGTGCCGACGACCGGCTTCTCCAGGAGGAGTTGTTCGCGGAGCTCGGACAGGTGCTGGGCAACTGGTACGCCGAGCCGGGATCCACCGGCTCCGGGCCTGGCCCGAAGGGCGGGAACCGGGCCGTGTCGGTCGCCCGGGAGTATCTGGAGTCCCGGCTGGCGGAGAAGGTCTCGCTGCTCGAACTCGCCGGGGTCGCCTGCGTCAGTCCGTTCCGGCTGTCACGGTTGTTCAACGCCGAGCTGGGCATGCCGCCGCACGCCTTCCAGATTCTCCTGCGGGTCAAGCAGGCCAGACGTCTGCTGGCCGGCGGGGGCCGCGCGGTGGACATCGCGCGCGAGGTCGGATTCTACGATCAGGCCCATCTGAACCGGGTGTTCAAGCGCTACACCGGGGTGACGCCCCACCAGTTCATGGTGGGCGCCACGGGAAGCGCCGGTCCCGCGCACTCCCCACGCCTCGTGGAGGAGGGGCCGTGA
- a CDS encoding PhzF family phenazine biosynthesis protein — translation MTDVHVLRVFTDADGRFGNPLGVLLGAADWAADERQELAARLGYSETVFVDDASTGRLQIFTPACELAFAGHPLVGVGALLARTTGRPPRELRPVRLAEPVPARTDHDGTVWVRGAVADAPPWEHERLAGPAEVEGLVPPPLGRSPSAGEDKRWRRTQTWAWQDEAAGEVRARVFAADYGVVEDEACGSASLLLSAYLSRELTIRHGRGSVVRARPLGTDHAEIGGRVVHDGVRQVARMPRP, via the coding sequence GTGACAGACGTGCACGTCCTGCGCGTCTTCACGGACGCGGACGGCCGGTTCGGCAATCCGCTCGGCGTGCTGCTGGGTGCGGCGGACTGGGCGGCGGACGAACGGCAGGAGCTGGCCGCCCGGCTCGGTTACAGCGAGACGGTCTTCGTCGACGACGCGTCGACCGGACGGCTGCAGATCTTCACGCCCGCCTGCGAACTGGCCTTCGCGGGCCATCCCCTGGTCGGTGTCGGTGCGCTGCTCGCGCGGACGACCGGCCGTCCGCCCCGGGAACTGCGTCCGGTGCGGCTCGCGGAGCCGGTGCCGGCGCGCACCGACCACGACGGGACGGTCTGGGTGCGCGGTGCGGTGGCGGACGCCCCGCCCTGGGAACACGAACGCCTCGCCGGCCCCGCCGAGGTCGAGGGCCTTGTCCCGCCCCCGCTGGGACGGTCGCCGTCGGCCGGGGAGGACAAGCGGTGGCGACGGACGCAGACGTGGGCCTGGCAGGACGAGGCGGCGGGCGAGGTCCGGGCCCGGGTCTTCGCCGCCGACTACGGGGTGGTGGAGGACGAGGCGTGCGGGTCCGCCTCCTTGCTGCTCAGCGCCTACCTGTCCCGCGAGCTGACGATCCGTCATGGACGCGGATCGGTGGTCAGGGCCCGCCCCCTCGGCACGGACCACGCCGAGATCGGCGGACGAGTGGTCCACGACGGTGTCCGGCAGGTGGCCCGGATGCCGCGGCCCTGA
- a CDS encoding DMT family transporter → MLQRTGGQDEPDPQAAGEARSEDIGEGAGDGGRPEAGASVYAMLTLNMALWGSAFPLSKAAVEDVPHQVAALLRFGFGGLAMLTWLLATRGRISLGRGDLARAATAGALGVFGYNALFFWGLSLAPSIDGSIIVPVFAPVLTIAFTVLIQRERTSAARATGLALGIGGAVVFLLGVGGLADGDRLLGDLIYLAAAVSWSAYTLVSKRMLTGDPVQATALATLSGSVMLAVMALPAVPTVAWGSLSGNFWLVVAYLAIGPTAVAYVFYYRGVRAVGPATASVMMFLSPVFGAGGAVLFLDEGMSWTQGAGALLMLAGALLAVSGRWLPRLRKTTP, encoded by the coding sequence GTGTTACAACGAACCGGCGGACAGGACGAACCGGACCCGCAGGCCGCCGGCGAAGCGCGCAGCGAGGACATCGGCGAGGGCGCGGGGGACGGCGGGAGGCCGGAGGCCGGCGCCTCGGTCTATGCGATGCTCACCCTCAACATGGCGTTGTGGGGCAGCGCCTTCCCCCTGTCGAAGGCGGCCGTCGAGGACGTCCCGCACCAGGTCGCCGCGCTGCTGAGGTTCGGTTTCGGCGGCCTGGCCATGCTGACGTGGCTGCTCGCCACCCGCGGCCGGATATCCCTGGGCCGAGGGGACCTGGCCCGTGCCGCGACCGCCGGTGCCCTGGGCGTCTTCGGTTACAACGCCCTGTTCTTCTGGGGGCTCTCGCTGGCGCCGTCGATCGACGGCAGCATCATCGTGCCGGTCTTCGCGCCGGTCCTCACCATCGCCTTCACGGTACTGATCCAGCGGGAGCGCACCTCGGCGGCCCGCGCCACCGGGCTCGCCCTGGGCATCGGCGGAGCGGTGGTCTTCCTGCTCGGCGTCGGCGGTCTGGCCGACGGGGACCGGCTGCTGGGCGACCTCATCTACCTGGCGGCGGCGGTGTCCTGGTCGGCGTACACCCTCGTGTCGAAGCGGATGCTCACCGGCGATCCGGTGCAGGCGACCGCCCTGGCGACGCTCAGCGGCTCGGTGATGCTCGCCGTCATGGCGCTGCCCGCGGTGCCCACCGTCGCGTGGGGAAGCCTGTCCGGGAACTTCTGGCTGGTGGTGGCCTACCTCGCCATCGGGCCGACGGCGGTGGCGTACGTCTTCTACTACCGGGGAGTGCGGGCGGTGGGACCCGCCACGGCCTCGGTGATGATGTTCCTGTCGCCGGTGTTCGGCGCGGGAGGCGCCGTGCTGTTCCTGGACGAGGGCATGAGCTGGACGCAGGGCGCCGGCGCGCTGCTGATGCTGGCCGGCGCGCTCCTCGCGGTGAGCGGGCGGTGGCTGCCGCGCCTGCGGAAGACCACGCCGTGA
- a CDS encoding pyridoxal phosphate-dependent aminotransferase, giving the protein MTDAFIAARLREYAGPTIFSEMTALAQETGAANLGQGFPDSDGPPELLDAARDAIARGMNQYPPAIGLPALRGAIAARRADDHGVSYDPDHEIVVTAGATEAIAAALIGLCDPGDEVIVFDPLYDSYSACLAMAQVRRVPVLLEYDGTRFAFDPDALRRAVGPRTKVLLLNTPHNPTGKVFDEAELELIARLCVEHDLIAVTDEVYEYLVYDRVRHLSLAALPGMRERVLSISSAGKTFSSTGWKVGWACGPARLVGTVRTVKQYLTFGTGTPLQAAVAVALTDCMPWVEELRASLERRRDLLVAGLRAGGITTYPSHGTYFVQMDARSFGSEDGQALCRALVTEAGVAAIPSVALYDDKAAGRHLVRLAFCKDEDLLSRAARRLAGHARAARPL; this is encoded by the coding sequence GTGACCGACGCGTTCATCGCCGCACGACTTCGTGAGTACGCCGGACCGACGATCTTCAGCGAGATGACCGCCCTCGCCCAGGAGACCGGTGCGGCCAACCTCGGGCAGGGGTTCCCGGACAGCGACGGCCCGCCCGAACTGCTCGATGCCGCCCGTGACGCGATCGCGCGGGGCATGAACCAGTACCCACCGGCCATCGGGCTGCCCGCGCTGCGGGGCGCGATCGCCGCGCGGCGCGCGGACGACCACGGCGTGAGCTACGACCCGGACCACGAGATCGTCGTGACGGCCGGGGCCACCGAGGCGATAGCCGCCGCGCTGATCGGGCTGTGCGACCCGGGCGACGAGGTGATCGTCTTCGACCCGCTGTACGACTCCTACAGCGCGTGCCTGGCCATGGCACAGGTGCGGCGGGTACCGGTCCTGCTGGAGTACGACGGCACCCGCTTCGCCTTCGACCCCGACGCGCTGCGCCGGGCCGTCGGCCCGCGCACCAAGGTGCTGCTGCTCAACACCCCGCACAACCCGACGGGCAAGGTGTTCGACGAGGCGGAACTCGAACTGATCGCCCGGCTGTGCGTGGAGCACGACCTGATCGCCGTCACCGACGAGGTGTACGAATACCTCGTGTACGACCGCGTGCGCCATCTCTCCCTGGCCGCGCTGCCGGGCATGCGGGAGCGCGTCCTGTCGATCTCGTCGGCCGGCAAGACGTTCAGCTCCACGGGCTGGAAGGTCGGCTGGGCCTGCGGCCCCGCCCGGCTGGTCGGCACGGTCCGCACCGTCAAGCAGTATCTGACCTTCGGCACCGGCACTCCGCTCCAGGCCGCCGTCGCCGTGGCGCTGACGGACTGCATGCCCTGGGTGGAGGAGCTGCGGGCGAGTCTGGAGCGCCGCCGTGACCTGCTGGTCGCCGGCCTGCGAGCGGGCGGCATCACCACGTACCCGAGCCACGGCACCTACTTCGTGCAGATGGACGCCCGGTCCTTCGGCAGCGAGGACGGGCAGGCGCTGTGCCGCGCCCTGGTGACGGAGGCGGGGGTGGCGGCCATCCCCAGCGTCGCGCTGTACGACGACAAGGCGGCCGGGCGCCATCTGGTCCGGCTCGCCTTCTGCAAGGACGAGGACCTGCTGTCCCGCGCTGCCCGGAGGCTGGCCGGCCACGCCCGTGCCGCCCGGCCCCTGTGA
- a CDS encoding DUF2000 domain-containing protein, producing MTDENSPTRVVWETKIAVVLRDDLETWQKLNITAFTVSGIAATVEDVTGEPYEDGSGVEYLPMFRQPVLVFATDGDKLRQIHERALRREIPMAVYTEELFATNNDEDNRAQVRAVPSEKLNLVGLAMRADRKAIDKVVKGASLHP from the coding sequence ATGACCGACGAGAACTCGCCGACACGGGTGGTTTGGGAAACGAAGATCGCCGTGGTTCTGCGAGACGATCTCGAGACGTGGCAGAAGCTCAACATCACCGCGTTCACCGTGAGCGGCATCGCCGCCACGGTCGAGGACGTGACGGGCGAGCCGTACGAGGACGGCTCGGGTGTGGAGTATCTGCCGATGTTCCGTCAGCCGGTGCTGGTGTTCGCCACCGACGGTGACAAGCTCCGTCAGATCCATGAGCGCGCGCTGCGGCGCGAGATCCCGATGGCCGTCTACACCGAGGAACTGTTCGCCACCAACAACGACGAGGACAACCGGGCGCAGGTCCGGGCCGTTCCCTCCGAGAAGCTCAATCTGGTCGGCCTGGCCATGCGCGCCGACCGCAAGGCGATCGACAAGGTGGTCAAGGGCGCGTCGCTGCACCCCTAG
- a CDS encoding PhpK family radical SAM P-methyltransferase — protein sequence MTEVDRPDCVLIGFNEIDFGDFARAQKAFEATSGSYQELLTNSVLLGDRRRTYMDLLNAVRERMTGRPSHLTAFEMPSLGVAYLASFLRRRGFGVDIVNFFNTGKEQLARLLARSPRAVAITTTYYVDDEPIRQIIQFVREHDPDVPVIVGGPRVHNLCAGQPERVQDVLLRAIGADIYINSAQGEDTLASVLTALRDKNGDLSRTPNLIHRDPARPRGPMLRTLPMVENNDLDQNAVDWSLFDSSYYTPTTYMRTSRSCSFGCAFCNYPAMAGPLTLSDISTIEAELRYLCDHGLRNIIFVDDTFNVPLPRFKKICRMMIENKFDLRWVSFFRCSNADDEAFDLMAEAGCVGVFLGIESGDQRILKNMTKFARTDRYEYGIRELTRRNIVTLASIVLGFPGENEESVTNTIDFLNRTQPTFYNVQLYYHDVLAPIEKQRERYGIEGSGYSWRHATMSWQEAAEWKAELIRRVQGPALMPLYGLSIWCIPYLLSQGMTMDEIVRFTRSATRLVVKGLDADRTDPEQEIDAIVRELTGAEAVRA from the coding sequence GTGACAGAAGTGGACCGTCCGGACTGCGTTCTGATCGGCTTCAACGAGATCGACTTCGGCGACTTCGCCCGCGCGCAGAAGGCGTTCGAAGCGACCTCCGGCTCGTATCAGGAACTGCTGACCAATTCCGTCCTCCTCGGCGACCGGCGCAGAACGTACATGGACCTCCTCAACGCCGTACGGGAACGCATGACGGGCCGGCCCTCGCACCTGACGGCGTTCGAGATGCCCAGCCTCGGGGTGGCCTACCTCGCCAGCTTCCTGCGCCGGCGGGGCTTCGGCGTCGACATCGTCAACTTCTTCAACACCGGCAAGGAACAGCTGGCCCGGCTGCTCGCCCGGTCGCCGCGGGCCGTGGCGATCACCACCACCTACTACGTCGACGACGAACCGATCCGGCAGATCATCCAGTTCGTGCGGGAACACGACCCGGACGTCCCCGTCATCGTGGGCGGCCCCCGGGTACACAATCTCTGTGCCGGACAGCCGGAGCGTGTCCAGGACGTCCTGCTGCGGGCGATCGGCGCCGACATCTACATCAACTCCGCCCAGGGCGAGGACACCCTCGCCTCGGTGCTGACCGCGCTGCGCGACAAGAACGGCGACCTGAGCCGCACCCCCAACCTGATCCACCGCGACCCGGCGCGGCCGCGCGGTCCCATGCTGCGCACGCTGCCCATGGTCGAGAACAACGACCTGGACCAGAACGCCGTCGACTGGTCGCTGTTCGACTCCAGCTACTACACGCCGACCACCTACATGCGCACCTCGCGCAGTTGCTCCTTCGGCTGCGCCTTCTGCAACTACCCGGCGATGGCCGGGCCGCTGACCCTGAGCGACATCTCCACCATCGAGGCCGAACTGCGTTACCTGTGCGACCACGGCCTGCGCAACATCATCTTCGTGGACGACACGTTCAACGTGCCCCTTCCGCGCTTCAAGAAGATCTGCCGCATGATGATCGAGAACAAGTTCGACCTGCGGTGGGTGTCCTTCTTCCGCTGCTCCAACGCCGACGACGAGGCGTTCGACCTGATGGCGGAGGCCGGGTGCGTCGGGGTCTTCCTCGGCATCGAGTCCGGTGACCAGCGGATCCTGAAGAACATGACGAAGTTCGCCCGTACCGACCGCTACGAGTACGGGATCCGGGAGCTGACCCGGCGCAACATCGTCACCCTGGCCTCCATCGTGCTGGGTTTCCCGGGCGAGAACGAGGAGAGCGTCACCAACACCATCGACTTCCTCAACCGGACCCAGCCCACCTTCTACAACGTCCAGCTCTACTACCACGACGTCCTCGCCCCGATCGAGAAGCAACGGGAGCGGTACGGCATCGAGGGCAGCGGCTACTCCTGGCGGCACGCCACCATGAGCTGGCAGGAAGCGGCCGAGTGGAAGGCCGAGCTGATCCGCCGGGTCCAGGGGCCGGCGCTCATGCCGCTGTACGGGCTGAGCATCTGGTGCATCCCCTATCTGCTGTCCCAGGGGATGACCATGGACGAGATCGTGCGGTTCACCAGGAGCGCGACCCGGCTGGTCGTCAAGGGGCTGGACGCCGACCGGACCGACCCCGAGCAGGAGATCGACGCGATCGTCCGCGAGCTGACCGGCGCGGAAGCGGTTCGTGCGTAG
- a CDS encoding thioesterase II family protein: MRSGGVAGGWLRVWRPRPSARVRLVCLPPAGGSAAFYQPWAALLPPYVELVAVEPPGHGTRYAEPFATSFDEVRDGVTRAVERLPDRPTAVYGHSMGSVPALEIARALTRGGPPPVALVVSSRDAPSVAAPEQTDLTALEDDALLAVLGGLGGMDERALADRRLMDAVLPVLRADVALLAGYRYRGGPPLECPVRVYAGASDTATTATGLAAWRRENPRDFRLHRLPGGHFFFRGRERPYLARLAADLTRAALGEPGATVTGP; encoded by the coding sequence GTGCGTAGCGGTGGCGTGGCGGGCGGCTGGCTGCGTGTCTGGCGGCCCCGGCCTTCCGCCCGGGTACGGCTGGTGTGCCTGCCGCCGGCCGGCGGTTCCGCCGCGTTCTACCAGCCCTGGGCCGCCCTGCTGCCGCCGTACGTGGAGCTCGTCGCGGTCGAACCGCCGGGCCACGGCACCCGGTACGCGGAGCCCTTCGCCACCTCGTTCGACGAGGTCCGCGACGGGGTGACGCGTGCTGTGGAGCGGCTGCCGGACCGGCCGACGGCGGTGTACGGGCACAGCATGGGTTCGGTGCCCGCCCTGGAGATCGCGCGGGCGCTGACGCGCGGCGGCCCGCCACCGGTCGCGCTGGTGGTGTCGTCCCGGGACGCCCCCTCGGTCGCCGCACCCGAGCAAACGGATCTGACGGCTCTGGAGGACGACGCGTTGCTCGCGGTGCTCGGCGGGCTCGGCGGGATGGACGAGCGGGCGCTCGCGGACCGCCGGCTGATGGACGCCGTCCTGCCCGTCCTGCGCGCCGACGTGGCGTTGCTCGCCGGGTACCGCTACCGCGGCGGCCCGCCGCTGGAGTGTCCGGTGCGCGTCTACGCGGGCGCCTCCGACACCGCGACGACAGCGACCGGGCTGGCGGCCTGGCGGCGGGAGAATCCCCGGGACTTCCGACTGCACCGGCTGCCCGGCGGCCACTTCTTCTTCCGTGGCCGGGAACGGCCCTACCTCGCCCGGCTGGCGGCCGACCTCACCCGCGCCGCCCTCGGCGAGCCGGGCGCGACCGTCACCGGGCCGTAG